Below is a genomic region from Haliotis asinina isolate JCU_RB_2024 chromosome 14, JCU_Hal_asi_v2, whole genome shotgun sequence.
acCTATTGcttgctttttgatgtagtacacttgcatcttttcttacaaattgtgaaactatcaaaaggtatcctctcacattggggaaatttgtgttggaatagtttggttcactgtgaacaaaacatcacgaaaatatactgtctatatccacagcaaattctctccatgtgatcggagttacattgacctaatgtaaaccattgctgagttatgcccccttatctttatacgtgcatgacctttctgtcgacgtttgacgtcatagtagaaaatcgatttttgacatttattgcgggtcatttttgattttgtgagtatgacattagcacatacatccatttcatatacacttatgtcgttcagatatcaagctgtattttcttcgctcacactttccgtaaagatgccaaattaaaaaaaatcgtagcagagtgcttttactggtgcacgataaaaaactgagaaatttactgtttttgaacacatacaaaagttttggacaacttttagcagtgtctatttctcaaacccctgaggtagccgcaattatatttataccaaccgataggaaattaaatattctacatgtctgtgcaatttcatagccgtacgcagatccaggagcacgcgagcgcaaatctcgcacaacgttcacttttcaaaccttatgaaaatgtgcgcctgaaaaaaaacctcggcatccagggggttaacgtagggggctgacacgtcaaagaacagcgcgtcagttagccctgtggtttcttaatttaggtcacagaaaccgtcgtttgttttcttccatagattaatcgaaattaggcttagatattattaaatacggcatcttagaaaagaaatacagttcattctaccaccatgtatagtgtaaaaAAGCActctttcgccctgaactattatatcgttaaagcacgaggacgcttgcgaaagtgtgctttattacactatacacaCGGTGGTAGAACGAACCGTACTTCTAAATGAGAGAGGTCAATTGTTTACATGTAATTTTAATGAAATTGAAAAAGGAAGACATTATAATTATTTGCTGTCCATCCGTTTGTGGGTTACAAAGTCCTTAAAGTTCATAATAAGGACTATGTCATCCTCGGGTTTACGGGTCCTCATCTCCACTGTATACGTTCCGATGCAtcgccactataccctggatgcccGATAAAATTATTACCTCAAGTGGTTGGCCTTTTATCCAGTCAGGTGGTCGCTTGGAaattgagcgaaccaatcataTCTCGCTACCGCTTTTTAAATGATCAAATCGATTAAAATCGGCAACACGAACCATAcacaggttctctgaaagaggcagaaggGTTTTTTGCACATATGTATACTTTTTAAATTTTCGGACGtatctatacatgtatctgtatgatttcccccaaatccgagtcgcactgcgaacaaaccttcgcagatGCAACtgctgtctttgttgacacGCAAAGTTAAgttgtaacggcggcttagctgatcggctactgtgagaatgcggagctaGCAAAGAGAGGTAATAACATTTTcgggccgtagatgcatccagggtatagtggagattcatcggaacatataccctgtaTGGGTCTGTATGTCTCGCGAGCGGCTACTTCCGGTAAAAAGCTGATTACCGGCTACCTTTACACGAGACGGGACCCAGCTCACTTCCGGTACGAGATTTCAGGTGACAAGACACTCCGGCGCAGCGATGACCTAGCATGGGACTCAGGGTAGGAGAGTGCGGTGACAAGCGTATATATGCAAGAAGCAGTTCTGGTTCAAAATTGTGCGACCGCCAGATATGACTTTACAGCAACAGACCAAGTGTACTACCATGCATGGCTGTCACAGCTGTTGTGGGATCGCGTGGTGGgagagcctagtggttaaagtgttcatccGTCACACCGAAAGTCTGTGTTCGATTCCTcgcatgggtacagtatgtgaagcccattcctgatgtcagccgccgtaatattgctggaacattgctaaaagcggcgtaaaacccaactcattcaccCCTCACAACTGTTGACAGTCGTACTACTACTTAGTTGGCTAATTTGGGCATGGTaagaaaagaaacatgttaatACTGTAAAGATTATCGGTTCCTTACAGTTATCTGACGCACATGAGACCATTCGAAAAGGTCTCAAACgttgtttgtcaccggaagtactaACGTCTCCCGAAGTACCCTGAAGCACTTAAGGACCCTAGTCCAGTTCACGACATCCACAATTGCGTGAGGAATATGATTAGGATAGCATATCCTCTCTATTTTCTCCTATGGTCTCGTAACATAGAACGGCCACTGGATTCTTCGTTTTCCTTAGAAATACAAGAATGGAAGTCAACCCATCTTATGATTCATAAATACATACCAGACATGTAAGACTGAGGATATTGCTAAATACAGGTGGCCCAACCCGGCATCAATTATGCTGCTGTCCACACCAACGCTCCCGACAACATGGGTCTGGCCATCTTCGCCACCATCTGCTGCTGCTGGCCACTGGGCATCGTGGCCATCATGAGAGCGTCAGAGGTACGTAGCAATTGATTCGTATCATTCCGTCAAAAGCCGTAAGACGAAACGTACATGTGACCCTTTCTTAACTTACTTCCGTCTCCGCGCAAACCAGAGTGAAAAACTAGTCAGTTCCTAGGAGGGCGTGCTTTTTGCTCTGTACTTTAACATTAATATGTTCAAAGTATGACATGGCCGATGCTACTGGTTGTTTGGTAAATAGTTTTATGTGCAAACTACACATATATAAAGAGCATTTGGTGGGAGTTTCTTTGACGAACGTACCCATAATTCGCATGACGTCTATTGAAAAGTAACAGCAATCAAAAGAGGTATGAGTGCACGTTCCGACCAAGAGGCGATAGCCAGACGTTCTCGACTTTTCTTAATCCCATGTGGGTTATCTCGGCTGGCTACCGGGGAATCCATATTGACAATGGATTTATACTTTCGTCATTGTGCATTATACAACATTCTGGAGGCTTTCGTGATGTATCAACACAGCCTTTCCCAAAGTCACGTAGCCAGGTTGAACGCACCCAATGCAGGCATCGGGTGCTACCTGACATCAGGCAAGATAAAAATTCCAGTACAGTGCCTTAAAAGCATCTATTATCTACATACCGGAGTACGATCCAAGGGAGACGACGTTGAAATTTGAGTAGGTAAATTTGTACCAGGGGAAGTATGACAAAACAGTCGGCTCTGGTGTCCCACTGTCTCAAAACACGCCAGATTATTGATAAGCAGTGATTATTTTGTAAGTTATATTTTTACCAACTAATCTTCAATGAATCACCaaaccatgaagatccgggtctgaTCAGAGTTACAATTACACAACGCGCTACAACGGCAAGTATGCCAGAATTAAATTTATTTCACTCATTAGGGTGACCTACACCTTTCAGGCACGTCAAGCTTTGAACCAAGGCGACGTTAACGGCTCCATCCTGCTCTCTGCACAGTCACGACGGATGTCTCTGTGGGCCATCGCTTGTGGATGCATATTGTTAGTGGTTATCATCGTCAGCGTCGTTGCATACGTCGTGACCTTCAACAATTACAACTGTTATGATTGCTATAAAtaatgggagacaactcctcaaacgaagggagacaactttctGCTCCTCTACAAAGCCGTATTTGTCGGATGAAACAGACTTGATATCAGTAAGTCAAGCAGATCATTTTTTTGTAGGAATGTTTAAAATGCGTGGCAATATAAGAACATCCCCGATAAGAGAAAATAATTGGTGATTCTTAAAAATTCAccagaaatattgttttcaaacagTATTATCGAAATCAGAATATTCTATATATAATACCTATAATGCTGTACATCATAATATAAGTGAAAAGTGTCtgtgatatttgaaaaaaaccactgttttacaaacatttaataTCAGTCAAATACCTGACTATGGTGACTGCTTTTTGCAAAATaaaattgttgaaaatgttttgcaTATCAGATCAATAAACAGCCATCCAACCAACAATGGTAAGAATTAATAAAAGTCTATAGTGGATGTACTCATATGCCCATTGTTTTCATAAgacattaaaacaacatatggttTGTTTCTTGCCAGTCTGGGAAGCGGACACTTGGTAAGTGTATGTTAAGCAATAAGAAAGTTCTTCTGATAGGTGTAACACTCAGATTCAAACCCTTTTGACATCGACACTAAAAAATGTGGTACTTTgccagggtgagtgagtgagtgaatggtttagtgttacgccacactctgcaatatgccagctatatgacagcggtctgtaaataatcgagtctggaccagacaatccagtgatcaacaacatgagcatcaatctgcgcaattgggaactcaTGATAAGTGTtcaagcaagcctgaccacccgatcctgttagtcgccttttatggcaagcacgggttgccgaagtcctgttctaccccgggaccttcacggatcgcCAGGGTGAATGAGCCTTGAACCAGTGTACATCTtgaagtttgtattttttgGAGTGGTTCTATTACTGTATTCtccaatgtgagtgagtgaatgtgttgaGAATTGTGTTGAGGGCAGCACCTAAATCACAATCAACAGTTTTAGGGATGGCCAAGGGGTGTTACTCTACCTAACCAAATACGCACCTGAGACCACCCATCTAAGTCAAGGAGTATAATGAGACTATCAGTCATGAAACCAGTCCAGTGTTTCTGAAATAGCTAAAAGATGCACCTCTGCACAGATTATGCGAATGAAAGTCTATTGTGTGAGGTTCTTTGCATGATCTGGgaagacaaaaacaacaacaataacagctCTGAATCATTTGatatacatttatttacacTGTGACTGCAACTGATAAAATACTTCTTTATGTACAGTCATCATGAGACCAAACTACTTGGTAGCACATATATTCTTGAGGTGATATTTCTTAATGATGAGCCTGTGAAAAACACTTGGAATGAAGGTAACTTTACAGGTCATACTTTCAACTACTTAATTCATTCCCAAGTGCATAATTGAACAATACGAAAAACCAAGCACCTGTTTGTGAACAGAGGTGAGCATGCTACTTGAAGAAGCAGACTTGGCCAAAAGGGATAGACTCTCTGGGATTAATGGTGTTTAAGCTCTTACATCATATATAAATGTTAAAGCATACATAATATTCACATATAGAGCTCTGCTGAAGGTGTAAAGGCTTGCACTCAGTAATCTTGTCCTACTGGGTCAAATTGGCAATGTAAGTGAAATAAACAAGTTTTCAGACAGCTATGATATTAACATCAAGGCCCTATAACTATCAGTCACTGACAGTTTCAACAATCAGGCAAGGGAAGCAGTTTCTTGGGCATCATAGGTGCTTGAAACAAAGGTGGTGATAGAAAGTATATATACAATGTAGCTGCCACACTGTCATAAGAACCCCAGACCTTCGCCAGCAGCATATGCAATATCATAAATATACAAGGTGCTATCCCGACTGTGGTCTCTCTTTGTCAATTCAATCATGACCTTCATTCACAAGCAGGAATaccatcaccatggaaacaatctGCCAAATGTATCAATGCTCTGGATTTGCAAATAGAAACACCAGAGTCAtaagttatatttttcaaagaatcagTTTTTACCTACAGATACATCAAGGGATGTTCATCCTTCTCAATATCAAGTGGTTTCATGTTTCCCAAATAGTATATACATCATTAAATAGAGACAAAAAACATTCCCATGACAAACAATTAACAAACTTGAGTCTACACTCATGATATAGCATGTGCCAAACATGACTCTCCTGAAATCAGTAAATCCTTGCCCCTAACTATATTCACAATCACTGCaacatgatcaacaacatcttCATCTAGACATTATTTGAATAACTCAGTCATTCACATGCAATCTCCATGGTTTACAACTTCCACTGAAGTTCTTTTGTACAGGCTCTGTTTCATTTGGTATTTTTACAGTTTAAAATGTCAATGAACAGTAACAGAAAAGCCCTATGTAATGACGGATCCTGGCATCACTGAGAATAGTGACATAAGATACATTTTGTTGACACACATCTCAAAGGAAAAGGTGATATGATACAGGATACAGAATACAACAAACGAAACCTCACCACTTCACGTAACACGGATCATCCGTCAGAAAGGAAGACTTGCAGTACATGTAACGTACTGAGCTCATTTAAGTCAATTACATTACTAGATTGAGAAAGTTCAAATATACAAACggaaatgtttttttatgattaATGATAACATAATTTTAAATGTCACTATTGTTAACATACTTGTACTGTTTGGTGTCAATACATGGCTTGCCTTATGGCAACAGCATTGCAGTTTGTTGAATATTCACTAGACTTGTTCAGCCCTGCTGAAGAATCAACCTTGTTGACAGTATTAGACATGTACCCACAATGATGGACTAGAGACAGCTAACAAATTGCTGTGTCACACTTTCATTAAAAGTGTATGAGTTTGACCTCTACTGCTTTGGTGAAGCCCAGGTTGACAGAGCTAGAAACAAGATGGAGGTTGAGCAAGGCTGGAATCCATGATCATATGGTTGTAATTCCAGAATGCAGCAACTGATATATCTGCCAGTCTGACTGCATGGGACGACATGTTTTCAACatggactgccagattctcaaattcacctgcccgaTGGTTGGGTTAAAAATTTCGACATGCACATGAGAATATTTTGTGGGCAGGTTTTGGTCAGAGCTGGCAAGTCTTACATTTAACCTGCTCTATGGTCTGGTTGAAATTTTTGGGAGGTTCGTACCCTGCTAAAAGAGTAAACTGCAGAACCTCTTACTACAATCACCCTGTGTACCTGATTTGCCATTACAGTGAAATACTGACAAACATGCTCAAGCACTGCAGTGATGATAATATCTGAAGATCAAGGAGAGTAGTTAAAAGAATCTAATGTATCTATGAAACATTAAAAAAGCAAAAGATTTAAAGGACGTCATAATCAAAGGGTAAACGATAAAGAGACTCTTTGATTCAAACACAGAGAAGAAAACTTTAAAGAACGAGCATACAGACTTCAAGCACTGAATACAGACTCCTAACAGTCAAACTAACTTAAAGCATAAATCTAGTGGCAACCAGCTTACAGGGGTGATTGCTGTTTATTGTATTATCATGCATCAGGGCATCCATACAACCGTCAATTGTGATATCTGTAACACTGTAACATGTGATTGCCCTTGTAGTATGAACATACACATTCACAAAATGGTTGCTTGTAGTGTACTGCTATGACTACACTCAAAATGTACTGTGAATATTAGATCCTTCAATACTAAACTGATACTCCAGAGTCAAGAACAAGGAAACCACTAACATAAGTGGTACAAGTGACTGTGTAAcctacacacaaacacccaATATAAAGACAACATTACATCACAAGTACACACAGTGACATAGTGAAGCTGTGGTAGCTGCAAATcaaaatatacatccatacttttacaattaacacaaaatcaactttttcaaaaacTTTCCATAAAACTATTCATAAATACTAAATATGAATCGACACATTGATATCCAATACTACCACATAATATGAGAGCAAGAGTTCAAGTTTTCTCCAATAAAACTTAAACAAATAGAAAATTTGCATAAAgagtttgaaaaataaaatgttacttccaaagaaatctgaaacatttcatCAACAGCAAATGTGTTACACCAATGTCTGTACAGTGATCATTCAACACACAAACAGGATGCAATGTGTATGGGTAGCACTGAACAGAATGTCAGAGTCATGATCATATGCAGTAGCTAACACATAAACGATCAGATCGGTGTATAACATGTATATCAGTAACATGTTAACACCAGTCATTCAGTCACCTTATTGTAGGACACTACACTGAGATCCCTGATTTATTCAACTAACACTCAGCTTCATGCGAAAAATACTGTTAACAATGGGCTTTCTCAGAACAATGTGTCTACAGAACTATTTGACGACTAACATCATCATTCACTGCTGTAGTTGAATTACAATAACGGTGAGATCAGTGGGATAACTCTGGTGACACTTCTTATAACGGAAAACTACAGGTAAACAACGGACATGACAACATGATGACTGAAACTGATGTACAGGTATACAGACAATTTGATATATTCCCCATGATCAAGAACCATTTCTATACCCTGTTCAACAAACATAGAACTGCCTATGTTTTTATCAACCCAAAAACATGCTTGagcattcagtattttattaGATCAGCTCACCCATGATGGAGTCACTCTCTTCAGTTTTGATTCAAGGGCATAAAGACACAGACATTGTTGTGTTCAAATTTAACAACTGAAGAAATGAGTTCATATCCCAGAAATAATCCTTAAGTATCTGAAGAGTATTTCTTAACTATAAACACTGAATGTGACTTTTGTTTTCGCATCAAGGATGACCTACATGACTCAAGCTCCTAAATAGAGGTTTATACTGCTGATTGTCTCTACAAAAATGGGACTTATCTATCACAATGCATGTGATTGTATCTTGTATTGTGGACCTTGTATTGTACAACATCTCTGGATGAGACATCATAAGGGGGATCAGGGTCTCAAAACTTGTACATCATGACCAATTTTTCCTAAGGAGTACCAAATCAGTTATACTATATGATTATGACCTCACATCTCAAGTATCAACATGACAATAATGTGTCATAGTAattatcatatacatattttCTAAAAGACCCGATCACCatgattatttgtttttctacaTCAGCTATCACTCGTGAAAAAAAATCGTAGATCATagaaaaacatcaacattttgttTCCAGTGTCACACCAACAGACTTTGACCATCCAGGATGTGAATTGACACATCTAGCAATACTTAACAAGTGGATATAGTTCATAACAGAACAACAGAGTCAGTGAATACTGCTGAGACAGCAAATCTGCAGTATCCATGACCGCATGGTTGAATACTGATTATTTGTTACATGTAATGCTGAGGATATTGTCACTTGAACCCAAGAAACCAGTGTCAAGTTCAGTTCTATGCACTTTCATGAATTGCATCCTGCTGCCGGATTCAAACAAGTACAACACTAACATAATCATGCATCATGTAAAGCCCTTCAAACTGTCATGTTCTCATCTCGTTGCCCTGCCTGACTCTGAGttaacatttgaagtcaaatcaACAGTATTTAGTGCAGTGTTATCAGATCGCTACTGCTTTGATGCCTGCTGATAGGTTTCTTATTAACTGAAGAACTATAAACAACATGAGTCCTTTATGTCTATCCACTGAAATTGAGTGTTGAACTTAAAATCATGGGAAAAAATCAGATGATGAAACATTTGGCATTACAgattaaatgaaaatatattcctCTGTAAcaaaaactgaactgaactgtaACAGGATGATCTCAATCATGTGGGCCCATTTGGCTGACAGAATACTGTCTATGCTACATACAGACTGCATGGGTATGTCCAATATAatcagttatatatatatatatactataagACACACTCTGACTGTAGTACCAACAGCCTACATCAGGAATATAGTTCACAGCATGTCAGAATGGTCATTCCAATCCATCTCTCAATGGTGGATCCTTAGGGTGTCATCTAATGTGCGGGTGTGTATCCAAGAGGTGCACATCCATTGTTCCGGACATCATGTAGTTTGGGTGGTGCACAGACAGCCACAGCTCCGCAGTGTAGTCTTTCTGTGCTACATGGTCAGCATCTCTTGCTTCAGGGAAAGCTGTACAGAACATCCTTGCTTGCTTGGAACAGTAGTGTTTGTGTACTCCACTGGGACCACTGGGACATGTTGCTGGATGTTGCTGAGTTTACTGTGGGGTCAATAGAGAAGAGTTGGGCAACAACATCAGGACAAGTGTAAAATGTTCCAGGTCTCAGCTGAAAAAgagaagaaaaaacaaaattcGCATCTCTAGTAGGCTGAGCAAACTGACATATCGCCCTGGCTATCACATACTTGATGGAACAAAACGTCTGACAATTACTTAAGGTCCAGCTTGATGTTTTTTGTATGACAAATATTTGCAAACaggaaaaggcaccactttgggatcgcTCTCACAAATTTGCCAGGTTTTGCTTAAGGACATGAAAAGTTTTGagctgtgctctggaaatgaagcccatccctccttttcgagactaagtttgaattgtttccacggAAACTGATCAGTCCCATTTGTTGTCTCTGACAACACATAATGCTTCTGGATCTGTACGGGAGTACATAAGGAAAGACACTGAGACCTGGGAAAGTTAATGTAATGCTTGCATGTGAGGATTACCTGTGTGCCTGCTCCCTCTTCCACTCTTCCAGCTTCTGTCTGATGGCCATCTGACGCTCCTCGTTcaccttctcctcctcctcaacCTGTACCTTTACCTGCTGCCACTTCTGCACTAGCGATGAAACGTTCTTCTTTTTCAGGGACAAGCTGCTGCTACTGATGGACTGCAACACAAACAACAGCGCATCAACATAAAACATCAGGCTGGCTCTAAATATGGATCTCTACACAGAGCAGTACAGTAATGAAATCCTAGTCAAACATTTCCTACCTTatccttcttcttctttttcttctcctTTTGTCCCTTCTCGACCTCTGGCTGTGGAGGAGGAAGGGGAAGGGAAGCTGGGATTTCCATCAAGGAAGTACTTGAGATCTCCTCGCTCACAGTAGTGCTGGCGAACATGTCAATTGGCACTGAACTCTGAGGAACACAACTTGGCATGGCAGTCTCAGCTGGAGCTACAGGCTGGGTTGTGATCCCTGCTGTACCCATCACAAATGATGGAGGAACTGCTACAGTTGATGAAGCTGAGATCACTGATGAAGAGGCAGATGCTGATGGAATGGCAGATACTGATGAAGATGAGGCAGCAACATTAAGTTGCGGAGCCCTATAAATAACAGGGGCACTCTCCAGAGCTTCTGTTGAGTGGTGTGAGACAGATGATATGTCAGATGAGGAAGAGACGGAGATGGGTGGAAGAATGTAGTCTTGATGGGAGGATGTCACACAGTCTTCAGCATCTGTTGATGTGGGTGTCTCTGGATCATCAACATCCATGTCGGCATCTTCTGGTGAGTCATGATCCACACTGTAGCTGGTTTCATCATCCCCAGGGTATGGTTCtgaggggggtgggggagggggcaGACCAAACAGAACTTCAGTTCCAGGAGGTGGGGGTTCTCCAGGAAACACTGGTAAAGCTTCTTTCAGAGGTTCAGAAGGTTCAGGCTCTGGAGGCTTA
It encodes:
- the LOC137260605 gene encoding proline-rich transmembrane protein 1-like, coding for MSEKTGMPLGDAPPSEPPPSYSASYPGQSNPGYSAPQYGAPPEQYGMQQQYGVQPQQYGVQPQQYGVQPQQFGMQQQSTVVVAQPGINYAAVHTNAPDNMGLAIFATICCCWPLGIVAIMRASEARQALNQGDVNGSILLSAQSRRMSLWAIACGCILLVVIIVSVVAYVVTFNNYNCYDCYK